The following coding sequences are from one Osmia bicornis bicornis chromosome 2, iOsmBic2.1, whole genome shotgun sequence window:
- the LOC114872051 gene encoding period circadian protein isoform X8, which produces MEEVSTENAKVSDSGYSNTCSNSQSQRSSGSSISRNSNRSESSGYCGRRPSTFKSSNEALPQPISKRKDKEHKKKKSKAILAINAEADIVKSAGTPAEIASYNVAVPTKPVLEKKPEEIATIELVDATDPGEHNGDTVTDAGLASRTNPLDDSTSQANEGFCAVISMHDGLVLYTTPSICSALGYPKDAWIGCSFIDYVHPKDKATFADQTTSGMVFPQEDRPKAPEETIISSIFTTRHTATCHLSHVDPDVVQYFGYLPQDMVGRSLFDFYHPEDLPFIKEIYETVIKLAGASFRSKPYRFEVQNGSYVVLETEWSSFINPWTKKLAFVVGQHRVLKGPTDPDIFRIQHATESGQLANISEEVLKEAKIIQEEIRALLDENIQRKSDITELDVSKRCKDLASFMENLLQETRTAGLGKDALATDDRSFSGSRNPLLQEHDSVMLGEISPHHDYYDSKSSTETPPSYNQLNYNENIERFFKNLKPPVATMYGSDEENINSSNDEGGKTSLSSAVRKCMSPINGSGASGSGSAENLSSESNNQTSSPSRGNTSNTTSTESFNPPTLTESLLNRHNEDMEKLMMQKHRELRSSIKNSDKLKDSRIKTTEKMNDVNSHFVNQGHGIKRTGSHSWKGDSIKVSKHDEMSRTSTVGQFPTNVTTTVTSMSVDQSTVIQTGANFNFWQPLSVSVPPAPPAQLQNQPQNANSQAIPKIPILPPMIPVYYVPVSQISDPTVPSPQKEKLSFQQPNPYMFVPVSYVTTTMAGVIYPPITGTPPAGMMYRPFLIPEQTSANGENNQFPINKFFERKRSASRATSVKGEPGSTMAMSESSKKVLSPGGLFSSCISNDGGCSSLVNASTPKNQKIHKQNDYNADESTSSSFYSSFLYKSSESSCNLDQKPTEYLPEDNMKQQYGKRRKEPPWLEGVQLTPELIYEYQIHPKSLNEVLQSDLDALKNFNQPLLVNDQLGQLYLDLEVEGFETKLVLEDGLTSSGSDSGSSSGSWTAGTIPQQEHRRRMVKYGKLVMIHEENAPLPPALPPQTVPCQDL; this is translated from the exons ATGGAAGAAGTGTCCACTGAGAATGCTAAGGTGTCAGATTCCGGATATTCTAATACCTGCAGCAACAGTCAATCACAAAGAAG CAGTGGCAGTTCAATTTCCAGAAACAGCAACCGCTCCGAAAGTAGCGGTTATTGTGGTAGACGTCCCTCGACATTTAAATCCAG CAATGAAGCCCTGCCGCAGCCAATCAGCAAAAGAAAGGATAAAGAacacaagaagaagaagtcaaaGGCAATTTTGGCTATTAATGCTGAGGCAGATATTGTGAAAAGTGCCGGCACACCGGCGGAAATCGCGTCTTATAATGTCGCCGTCCCAACGAAACCTGTACTCGAAAAGAAACCAG AAGAAATAGCCACTATAGAATTGGTGGATGCAACGGATCCCGGCGAGCACAACGGCGATACCGTCACAGATGCAGGACTTGCTTCGCGTACGAATCCTCTGGATGATTCCACCTCTCAAGCCAAT GAGGGATTTTGCGCGGTGATTTCAATGCATGACGGCCTCGTCTTGTACACGACTCCCTCCATATGCTCAGCTCTAGGATATCCCAAGGATGCTTGGATTGGCTGCTCTTTCATTGATTATGTTCATCCTAAGGATAAGGCAACATTTGCTGATCAAACCACAAGTGGGATGGTATTTCCTCAAGAAGATAGACCGAAAG CACCAGAAGAAACAATAATATCTTCGATATTCACGACTCGTCACACTGCGACCTGCCACTTATCCCATGTTGATCCTGACGTAGTCCAATACTTTGGCTATCTACCACAGGATATGGTTGGCCGTTCGTTGTTTGACTTCTACCACCCCGAGGATCTACCTTTCATCAAAGAGATATATGAGACT GTGATCAAGCTCGCAGGTGCATCGTTCAGATCGAAACCGTACAGGTTCGAAGTGCAGAACGGAAGCTACGTCGTCCTTGAGACAGAATGGTCATCCTTTATCAATCCCTGGACGAAAAAACTAGCGTTTGTCGTAGGTCAGCACAGGGTACTGAAAGGTCCAACCGATCCTGATATCTTTCGTATACAACATGCTACCGAATCTGGTCAATTGGCTAACATTAGCGAGGAGGTACTCAAAGAGGCGAAAATCATTCAAGAAGAGATACGTGCACTTCTCGACGAG AACATTCAAAGAAAGTCAGATATTACCGAGCTCGATGTGTCAAAGAGATGCAAGGACCTAGCGTCCTTCATGGAAAATCTACTCCAAGAGACAAGGACAGCTGGTCTTGGGAAAGATGCGCTCGCTACCGACGACAGGAGTTTTTCG GGATCACGTAATCCCTTGTTGCAGGAGCACGACAGCGTGATGCTTGGTGAGATTTCGCCCCATCACGATTACTACGACAGTAAATCATCCACCGAGACACCGCCAAGTTATAACCAGCTCAACtacaatgaaaatattgagAGATTCTTTAAGAACCTTAAACCTCCGGTTGCCACGATGTACGGCAGCGACGAAGAGAATATTAATTCCAGCAATGACGAGGGTGGAAAAACGAGTCTGAGTTCAGCAG TGAGAAAATGCATGTCACCGATAAACGGAAGCGGTGCGAGCGGTAGCGGTAGCGCTGAAAATCTGAGCAGCGAGTCAAATAATCAAACGAGCTCACCAAGCAGAGGCAACACTTCGAACACGACGAGTACAGAAAGCTTCAATCCACCCACGTTGACGGAATCGTTGCTCAACCGTCACAACGAGGACATGGAGAAGTTGATGATGCAAAAGCATCGAGAACTACGATCCAGTATCAAGAATAGCGATAAGCTCAAGGATTCACGGATCAAGACCACCGAGAAGATGAACGATGTGAACTCTCATTTTGTCAATCAAGGCCACGGTATCAAGAGAACCGGAAGCCATAGTTGGAAGGGAGACAGTATCAAA gTCTCTAAACATGATGAAATGTCAAGAACGAGTACCGTGGGTCAATTTCCTACTAATGTCACCACAACGGTCACAAGCATGAGCGTCGATCAATCAACTGTTATTCAAACAGGtgctaattttaatttctggCAACCCCTGTCGGTTAGTGTACCACCTGCACCCCCTGCTCAACTACAAAATCAACCACAAAA tGCCAATTCACAAGCAATACCGAAAATACCAATACTGCCGCCCATGATTCCAGTATACTATGTGCCTGTTTCACAAATTAGTGACCCAACTGTTCCATCGCCTCAAAAGGAGAAACTTAGTTTCCAACAACCAAATCCTTACA TGTTTGTGCCAGTGTCATACGTCACCACAACGATGGCTGGTGTCATTTATCCACCAATAACAGGTACTCCACCGGCAGGGATGATGTATAGACCTTTTCTAATTCCTGAACAAACGTCAGCCAATGGAGAAAACAACCAGTTTCCAATTAACAAGTTTTTTGAAAGAAAACGATCAGCTAGTCGAGCAACGAGTGTGAAAGGAGAACCGGGTAGCACTATGGCGATGTCTGAATCATCTAAAAAA GTATTATCGCCTGGTGGACTATTCTCTTCCTGCATAAGCAACGATGGGGGTTGCTCGAGCTTAGTGAACGCATCAACGCCAAAAAATCAGAAGATTCACAAACAGAACGATTACAACGCGGATGAATCCACTTCGTCGAGTTTTTATAGTAGTTTTCTGTATAAGAGCAGCGAAAGTAGCTGCAATCTAGATCAAAAGCCGACGGAATATTTACCAGAG GACAATATGAAGCAACAGTACGGTAAGCGAAGAAAAGAACCCCCCTGGCTTGAAGGTGTCCAATTAACTCCAGAATTGATCTATGAGTACCAAATACACCCAAAGAGCCTGAACGAAGTACTTCAATCCGACTTGGATGccttaaaaaatttcaatcaacCTCTCCTGGTGAACGATCAACTGGGTCAACTTTACTTGGACCTGGAGGTTGAGGGATTCGAAACGAAACTTGTTCTCGAAGATGGACTCACATCCAGTGGCAGTGACAGTGGGAGCAGTAGTGGAAGCTGGACAGCAGGAACTATTCCgcag CAAGAACATAGAAGAAGAATGGTGAAGTACGGTAAACTCGTGAtgattcacgaagaaaatgcaCCATTACCACCGGCGTTACCACCTCAAACCGTACCTTGCCAGGACTTATAA
- the LOC114872051 gene encoding period circadian protein isoform X6, translating into MEEVSTENAKVSDSGYSNTCSNSQSQRSSGSSISRNSNRSESSGYCGRRPSTFKSSNEALPQPISKRKDKEHKKKKSKAILAINAEADIVKSAGTPAEIASYNVAVPTKPVLEKKPEEIATIELVDATDPGEHNGDTVTDAGLASRTNPLDDSTSQANEGFCAVISMHDGLVLYTTPSICSALGYPKDAWIGCSFIDYVHPKDKATFADQTTSGMVFPQEDRPKGINGKRSSLFCGLRKYTKSSALHQMNDQYTEARSNLYLPFHLTLSFRDFRDRAIEQHHKAMFLVVTAQPVHSAYKAPEETIISSIFTTRHTATCHLSHVDPDVVQYFGYLPQDMVGRSLFDFYHPEDLPFIKEIYETVIKLAGASFRSKPYRFEVQNGSYVVLETEWSSFINPWTKKLAFVVGQHRVLKGPTDPDIFRIQHATESGQLANISEEVLKEAKIIQEEIRALLDENIQRKSDITELDVSKRCKDLASFMENLLQETRTAGLGKDALATDDRSFSEHDSVMLGEISPHHDYYDSKSSTETPPSYNQLNYNENIERFFKNLKPPVATMYGSDEENINSSNDEGGKTSLSSAVRKCMSPINGSGASGSGSAENLSSESNNQTSSPSRGNTSNTTSTESFNPPTLTESLLNRHNEDMEKLMMQKHRELRSSIKNSDKLKDSRIKTTEKMNDVNSHFVNQGHGIKRTGSHSWKGDSIKVSKHDEMSRTSTVGQFPTNVTTTVTSMSVDQSTVIQTGANFNFWQPLSVSVPPAPPAQLQNQPQNANSQAIPKIPILPPMIPVYYVPVSQISDPTVPSPQKEKLSFQQPNPYMFVPVSYVTTTMAGVIYPPITGTPPAGMMYRPFLIPEQTSANGENNQFPINKFFERKRSASRATSVKGEPGSTMAMSESSKKVLSPGGLFSSCISNDGGCSSLVNASTPKNQKIHKQNDYNADESTSSSFYSSFLYKSSESSCNLDQKPTEYLPEDNMKQQYGKRRKEPPWLEGVQLTPELIYEYQIHPKSLNEVLQSDLDALKNFNQPLLVNDQLGQLYLDLEVEGFETKLVLEDGLTSSGSDSGSSSGSWTAGTIPQQEHRRRMVKYGKLVMIHEENAPLPPALPPQTVPCQDL; encoded by the exons ATGGAAGAAGTGTCCACTGAGAATGCTAAGGTGTCAGATTCCGGATATTCTAATACCTGCAGCAACAGTCAATCACAAAGAAG CAGTGGCAGTTCAATTTCCAGAAACAGCAACCGCTCCGAAAGTAGCGGTTATTGTGGTAGACGTCCCTCGACATTTAAATCCAG CAATGAAGCCCTGCCGCAGCCAATCAGCAAAAGAAAGGATAAAGAacacaagaagaagaagtcaaaGGCAATTTTGGCTATTAATGCTGAGGCAGATATTGTGAAAAGTGCCGGCACACCGGCGGAAATCGCGTCTTATAATGTCGCCGTCCCAACGAAACCTGTACTCGAAAAGAAACCAG AAGAAATAGCCACTATAGAATTGGTGGATGCAACGGATCCCGGCGAGCACAACGGCGATACCGTCACAGATGCAGGACTTGCTTCGCGTACGAATCCTCTGGATGATTCCACCTCTCAAGCCAAT GAGGGATTTTGCGCGGTGATTTCAATGCATGACGGCCTCGTCTTGTACACGACTCCCTCCATATGCTCAGCTCTAGGATATCCCAAGGATGCTTGGATTGGCTGCTCTTTCATTGATTATGTTCATCCTAAGGATAAGGCAACATTTGCTGATCAAACCACAAGTGGGATGGTATTTCCTCAAGAAGATAGACCGAAAG GTATCAACGGCAAAAGATCAAGCTTATTTTGTGGATTACGAAAATACACAAAATCATCGGCTCTTCATCAGATGAACGATCAATACACGGAAGCAAGATCGAATTTGTACCTTCCGTTCCATTTAACACTGTCATTCAGAGATTTTCGAGATCGTGCCATTGAACAACATCACAAAGCAATGTTCCTAGTGGTTACTGCCCAGCCTGTTCATTCTGCATACAAAG CACCAGAAGAAACAATAATATCTTCGATATTCACGACTCGTCACACTGCGACCTGCCACTTATCCCATGTTGATCCTGACGTAGTCCAATACTTTGGCTATCTACCACAGGATATGGTTGGCCGTTCGTTGTTTGACTTCTACCACCCCGAGGATCTACCTTTCATCAAAGAGATATATGAGACT GTGATCAAGCTCGCAGGTGCATCGTTCAGATCGAAACCGTACAGGTTCGAAGTGCAGAACGGAAGCTACGTCGTCCTTGAGACAGAATGGTCATCCTTTATCAATCCCTGGACGAAAAAACTAGCGTTTGTCGTAGGTCAGCACAGGGTACTGAAAGGTCCAACCGATCCTGATATCTTTCGTATACAACATGCTACCGAATCTGGTCAATTGGCTAACATTAGCGAGGAGGTACTCAAAGAGGCGAAAATCATTCAAGAAGAGATACGTGCACTTCTCGACGAG AACATTCAAAGAAAGTCAGATATTACCGAGCTCGATGTGTCAAAGAGATGCAAGGACCTAGCGTCCTTCATGGAAAATCTACTCCAAGAGACAAGGACAGCTGGTCTTGGGAAAGATGCGCTCGCTACCGACGACAGGAGTTTTTCG GAGCACGACAGCGTGATGCTTGGTGAGATTTCGCCCCATCACGATTACTACGACAGTAAATCATCCACCGAGACACCGCCAAGTTATAACCAGCTCAACtacaatgaaaatattgagAGATTCTTTAAGAACCTTAAACCTCCGGTTGCCACGATGTACGGCAGCGACGAAGAGAATATTAATTCCAGCAATGACGAGGGTGGAAAAACGAGTCTGAGTTCAGCAG TGAGAAAATGCATGTCACCGATAAACGGAAGCGGTGCGAGCGGTAGCGGTAGCGCTGAAAATCTGAGCAGCGAGTCAAATAATCAAACGAGCTCACCAAGCAGAGGCAACACTTCGAACACGACGAGTACAGAAAGCTTCAATCCACCCACGTTGACGGAATCGTTGCTCAACCGTCACAACGAGGACATGGAGAAGTTGATGATGCAAAAGCATCGAGAACTACGATCCAGTATCAAGAATAGCGATAAGCTCAAGGATTCACGGATCAAGACCACCGAGAAGATGAACGATGTGAACTCTCATTTTGTCAATCAAGGCCACGGTATCAAGAGAACCGGAAGCCATAGTTGGAAGGGAGACAGTATCAAA gTCTCTAAACATGATGAAATGTCAAGAACGAGTACCGTGGGTCAATTTCCTACTAATGTCACCACAACGGTCACAAGCATGAGCGTCGATCAATCAACTGTTATTCAAACAGGtgctaattttaatttctggCAACCCCTGTCGGTTAGTGTACCACCTGCACCCCCTGCTCAACTACAAAATCAACCACAAAA tGCCAATTCACAAGCAATACCGAAAATACCAATACTGCCGCCCATGATTCCAGTATACTATGTGCCTGTTTCACAAATTAGTGACCCAACTGTTCCATCGCCTCAAAAGGAGAAACTTAGTTTCCAACAACCAAATCCTTACA TGTTTGTGCCAGTGTCATACGTCACCACAACGATGGCTGGTGTCATTTATCCACCAATAACAGGTACTCCACCGGCAGGGATGATGTATAGACCTTTTCTAATTCCTGAACAAACGTCAGCCAATGGAGAAAACAACCAGTTTCCAATTAACAAGTTTTTTGAAAGAAAACGATCAGCTAGTCGAGCAACGAGTGTGAAAGGAGAACCGGGTAGCACTATGGCGATGTCTGAATCATCTAAAAAA GTATTATCGCCTGGTGGACTATTCTCTTCCTGCATAAGCAACGATGGGGGTTGCTCGAGCTTAGTGAACGCATCAACGCCAAAAAATCAGAAGATTCACAAACAGAACGATTACAACGCGGATGAATCCACTTCGTCGAGTTTTTATAGTAGTTTTCTGTATAAGAGCAGCGAAAGTAGCTGCAATCTAGATCAAAAGCCGACGGAATATTTACCAGAG GACAATATGAAGCAACAGTACGGTAAGCGAAGAAAAGAACCCCCCTGGCTTGAAGGTGTCCAATTAACTCCAGAATTGATCTATGAGTACCAAATACACCCAAAGAGCCTGAACGAAGTACTTCAATCCGACTTGGATGccttaaaaaatttcaatcaacCTCTCCTGGTGAACGATCAACTGGGTCAACTTTACTTGGACCTGGAGGTTGAGGGATTCGAAACGAAACTTGTTCTCGAAGATGGACTCACATCCAGTGGCAGTGACAGTGGGAGCAGTAGTGGAAGCTGGACAGCAGGAACTATTCCgcag CAAGAACATAGAAGAAGAATGGTGAAGTACGGTAAACTCGTGAtgattcacgaagaaaatgcaCCATTACCACCGGCGTTACCACCTCAAACCGTACCTTGCCAGGACTTATAA
- the LOC114872051 gene encoding period circadian protein isoform X1, with translation MEEVSTENAKVSDSGYSNTCSNSQSQRSSGSSISRNSNRSESSGYCGRRPSTFKSSNEALPQPISKRKDKEHKKKKSKAILAINAEADIVKSAGTPAEIASYNVAVPTKPVLEKKPEEIATIELVDATDPGEHNGDTVTDAGLASRTNPLDDSTSQANEGFCAVISMHDGLVLYTTPSICSALGYPKDAWIGCSFIDYVHPKDKATFADQTTSGMVFPQEDRPKGFLSRSSVTISSSGINGKRSSLFCGLRKYTKSSALHQMNDQYTEARSNLYLPFHLTLSFRDFRDRAIEQHHKAMFLVVTAQPVHSAYKAPEETIISSIFTTRHTATCHLSHVDPDVVQYFGYLPQDMVGRSLFDFYHPEDLPFIKEIYETVIKLAGASFRSKPYRFEVQNGSYVVLETEWSSFINPWTKKLAFVVGQHRVLKGPTDPDIFRIQHATESGQLANISEEVLKEAKIIQEEIRALLDENIQRKSDITELDVSKRCKDLASFMENLLQETRTAGLGKDALATDDRSFSGSRNPLLQEHDSVMLGEISPHHDYYDSKSSTETPPSYNQLNYNENIERFFKNLKPPVATMYGSDEENINSSNDEGGKTSLSSAVRKCMSPINGSGASGSGSAENLSSESNNQTSSPSRGNTSNTTSTESFNPPTLTESLLNRHNEDMEKLMMQKHRELRSSIKNSDKLKDSRIKTTEKMNDVNSHFVNQGHGIKRTGSHSWKGDSIKVSKHDEMSRTSTVGQFPTNVTTTVTSMSVDQSTVIQTGANFNFWQPLSVSVPPAPPAQLQNQPQNANSQAIPKIPILPPMIPVYYVPVSQISDPTVPSPQKEKLSFQQPNPYMFVPVSYVTTTMAGVIYPPITGTPPAGMMYRPFLIPEQTSANGENNQFPINKFFERKRSASRATSVKGEPGSTMAMSESSKKVLSPGGLFSSCISNDGGCSSLVNASTPKNQKIHKQNDYNADESTSSSFYSSFLYKSSESSCNLDQKPTEYLPEDNMKQQYGKRRKEPPWLEGVQLTPELIYEYQIHPKSLNEVLQSDLDALKNFNQPLLVNDQLGQLYLDLEVEGFETKLVLEDGLTSSGSDSGSSSGSWTAGTIPQQEHRRRMVKYGKLVMIHEENAPLPPALPPQTVPCQDL, from the exons ATGGAAGAAGTGTCCACTGAGAATGCTAAGGTGTCAGATTCCGGATATTCTAATACCTGCAGCAACAGTCAATCACAAAGAAG CAGTGGCAGTTCAATTTCCAGAAACAGCAACCGCTCCGAAAGTAGCGGTTATTGTGGTAGACGTCCCTCGACATTTAAATCCAG CAATGAAGCCCTGCCGCAGCCAATCAGCAAAAGAAAGGATAAAGAacacaagaagaagaagtcaaaGGCAATTTTGGCTATTAATGCTGAGGCAGATATTGTGAAAAGTGCCGGCACACCGGCGGAAATCGCGTCTTATAATGTCGCCGTCCCAACGAAACCTGTACTCGAAAAGAAACCAG AAGAAATAGCCACTATAGAATTGGTGGATGCAACGGATCCCGGCGAGCACAACGGCGATACCGTCACAGATGCAGGACTTGCTTCGCGTACGAATCCTCTGGATGATTCCACCTCTCAAGCCAAT GAGGGATTTTGCGCGGTGATTTCAATGCATGACGGCCTCGTCTTGTACACGACTCCCTCCATATGCTCAGCTCTAGGATATCCCAAGGATGCTTGGATTGGCTGCTCTTTCATTGATTATGTTCATCCTAAGGATAAGGCAACATTTGCTGATCAAACCACAAGTGGGATGGTATTTCCTCAAGAAGATAGACCGAAAG GGTTCCTTTCGAGATCATCAGTGACAATTTCTTCGTCAGGTATCAACGGCAAAAGATCAAGCTTATTTTGTGGATTACGAAAATACACAAAATCATCGGCTCTTCATCAGATGAACGATCAATACACGGAAGCAAGATCGAATTTGTACCTTCCGTTCCATTTAACACTGTCATTCAGAGATTTTCGAGATCGTGCCATTGAACAACATCACAAAGCAATGTTCCTAGTGGTTACTGCCCAGCCTGTTCATTCTGCATACAAAG CACCAGAAGAAACAATAATATCTTCGATATTCACGACTCGTCACACTGCGACCTGCCACTTATCCCATGTTGATCCTGACGTAGTCCAATACTTTGGCTATCTACCACAGGATATGGTTGGCCGTTCGTTGTTTGACTTCTACCACCCCGAGGATCTACCTTTCATCAAAGAGATATATGAGACT GTGATCAAGCTCGCAGGTGCATCGTTCAGATCGAAACCGTACAGGTTCGAAGTGCAGAACGGAAGCTACGTCGTCCTTGAGACAGAATGGTCATCCTTTATCAATCCCTGGACGAAAAAACTAGCGTTTGTCGTAGGTCAGCACAGGGTACTGAAAGGTCCAACCGATCCTGATATCTTTCGTATACAACATGCTACCGAATCTGGTCAATTGGCTAACATTAGCGAGGAGGTACTCAAAGAGGCGAAAATCATTCAAGAAGAGATACGTGCACTTCTCGACGAG AACATTCAAAGAAAGTCAGATATTACCGAGCTCGATGTGTCAAAGAGATGCAAGGACCTAGCGTCCTTCATGGAAAATCTACTCCAAGAGACAAGGACAGCTGGTCTTGGGAAAGATGCGCTCGCTACCGACGACAGGAGTTTTTCG GGATCACGTAATCCCTTGTTGCAGGAGCACGACAGCGTGATGCTTGGTGAGATTTCGCCCCATCACGATTACTACGACAGTAAATCATCCACCGAGACACCGCCAAGTTATAACCAGCTCAACtacaatgaaaatattgagAGATTCTTTAAGAACCTTAAACCTCCGGTTGCCACGATGTACGGCAGCGACGAAGAGAATATTAATTCCAGCAATGACGAGGGTGGAAAAACGAGTCTGAGTTCAGCAG TGAGAAAATGCATGTCACCGATAAACGGAAGCGGTGCGAGCGGTAGCGGTAGCGCTGAAAATCTGAGCAGCGAGTCAAATAATCAAACGAGCTCACCAAGCAGAGGCAACACTTCGAACACGACGAGTACAGAAAGCTTCAATCCACCCACGTTGACGGAATCGTTGCTCAACCGTCACAACGAGGACATGGAGAAGTTGATGATGCAAAAGCATCGAGAACTACGATCCAGTATCAAGAATAGCGATAAGCTCAAGGATTCACGGATCAAGACCACCGAGAAGATGAACGATGTGAACTCTCATTTTGTCAATCAAGGCCACGGTATCAAGAGAACCGGAAGCCATAGTTGGAAGGGAGACAGTATCAAA gTCTCTAAACATGATGAAATGTCAAGAACGAGTACCGTGGGTCAATTTCCTACTAATGTCACCACAACGGTCACAAGCATGAGCGTCGATCAATCAACTGTTATTCAAACAGGtgctaattttaatttctggCAACCCCTGTCGGTTAGTGTACCACCTGCACCCCCTGCTCAACTACAAAATCAACCACAAAA tGCCAATTCACAAGCAATACCGAAAATACCAATACTGCCGCCCATGATTCCAGTATACTATGTGCCTGTTTCACAAATTAGTGACCCAACTGTTCCATCGCCTCAAAAGGAGAAACTTAGTTTCCAACAACCAAATCCTTACA TGTTTGTGCCAGTGTCATACGTCACCACAACGATGGCTGGTGTCATTTATCCACCAATAACAGGTACTCCACCGGCAGGGATGATGTATAGACCTTTTCTAATTCCTGAACAAACGTCAGCCAATGGAGAAAACAACCAGTTTCCAATTAACAAGTTTTTTGAAAGAAAACGATCAGCTAGTCGAGCAACGAGTGTGAAAGGAGAACCGGGTAGCACTATGGCGATGTCTGAATCATCTAAAAAA GTATTATCGCCTGGTGGACTATTCTCTTCCTGCATAAGCAACGATGGGGGTTGCTCGAGCTTAGTGAACGCATCAACGCCAAAAAATCAGAAGATTCACAAACAGAACGATTACAACGCGGATGAATCCACTTCGTCGAGTTTTTATAGTAGTTTTCTGTATAAGAGCAGCGAAAGTAGCTGCAATCTAGATCAAAAGCCGACGGAATATTTACCAGAG GACAATATGAAGCAACAGTACGGTAAGCGAAGAAAAGAACCCCCCTGGCTTGAAGGTGTCCAATTAACTCCAGAATTGATCTATGAGTACCAAATACACCCAAAGAGCCTGAACGAAGTACTTCAATCCGACTTGGATGccttaaaaaatttcaatcaacCTCTCCTGGTGAACGATCAACTGGGTCAACTTTACTTGGACCTGGAGGTTGAGGGATTCGAAACGAAACTTGTTCTCGAAGATGGACTCACATCCAGTGGCAGTGACAGTGGGAGCAGTAGTGGAAGCTGGACAGCAGGAACTATTCCgcag CAAGAACATAGAAGAAGAATGGTGAAGTACGGTAAACTCGTGAtgattcacgaagaaaatgcaCCATTACCACCGGCGTTACCACCTCAAACCGTACCTTGCCAGGACTTATAA